Proteins from a genomic interval of Candidatus Woesearchaeota archaeon:
- a CDS encoding DDE-type integrase/transposase/recombinase: MVDTIQQTRDTDDKKIICPQCKSENVIKWCKRKTENRGNIQRYKCKDCNKYFTIDDGFFRMRNAPQKVTCAIDLFYRGVSTRKVQEHFKAFYPHNADHTSILRWITKYSLMISKFTNKLKLNVGAEVQIDEVEYHRRKSHKQKLGVDKNWFIDSICPQTKFMVASKYVKSRGMEELKQVIKDIKTKTDVQVKVITTDGLLAYPNAIKKVYGFSNKTHSLNVFHNKVNASNGEGFNYPIERLHNNLRARTKTFRGFHGSVSSANAILKGWEIYYNFITKHQTINKCPYELATDLKLNSENKWLELIRMSV; the protein is encoded by the coding sequence ATGGTAGATACAATACAACAAACAAGAGATACCGACGATAAAAAGATAATTTGTCCTCAATGCAAAAGTGAGAATGTAATTAAATGGTGCAAAAGAAAGACAGAGAATAGAGGCAACATTCAGAGATACAAATGTAAGGATTGCAATAAATATTTTACAATAGATGACGGATTTTTTAGAATGAGAAATGCACCCCAAAAGGTAACCTGTGCTATTGACTTGTTCTATAGAGGAGTAAGCACAAGGAAAGTCCAAGAACACTTTAAAGCGTTTTATCCTCATAATGCAGACCATACCTCAATTTTAAGATGGATTACAAAATACTCTTTAATGATTTCTAAGTTTACAAATAAATTAAAATTGAATGTTGGTGCAGAAGTTCAGATTGATGAGGTTGAATATCACAGAAGAAAATCACATAAACAAAAATTAGGGGTAGATAAAAATTGGTTTATTGATTCTATTTGTCCTCAAACAAAATTTATGGTCGCTTCTAAATATGTTAAATCAAGAGGAATGGAAGAACTTAAACAAGTAATAAAGGATATTAAAACAAAAACAGATGTTCAAGTTAAAGTAATAACTACAGATGGACTTCTTGCTTATCCAAACGCAATAAAAAAGGTTTATGGCTTTTCAAATAAAACTCATAGTCTTAATGTTTTCCACAATAAAGTTAATGCTTCAAATGGAGAAGGATTTAATTATCCTATAGAAAGACTACATAACAATTTAAGAGCCAGAACTAAAACTTTTAGAGGATTTCACGGCTCTGTTAGTTCTGCAAATGCAATATTGAAAGGTTGGGAGATATACTATAACTTCATTACAAAGCATCAAACCATCAATAAATGCCCTTATGAATTGGCTACTGATTTAAAACTTAATTCAGAAAATAAATGGTTGGAGTTGATTAGAATGTCAGTTTAA
- a CDS encoding MjaI family restriction endonuclease: MNKKEGIMFKIKNNELIVEISGEAKIFPKYTTQIINLANQNSQGTRPKVVGQLSELIQKCPHKEYSKWKEWYLQQQPKAIDNATEKVFAMVEEFKKTINQIDKAMVRLWIRDLVIDKTFIGLKFQEAILKRVAKMKNTTYRLSNPQEESKGIDGYIGKEPVSIKPITYKTKNMLNEKIDVKFIFYDKKKDGINVDISQLE, translated from the coding sequence ATGAATAAAAAAGAGGGTATTATGTTCAAGATTAAGAATAATGAACTTATCGTTGAAATCTCGGGAGAAGCTAAGATATTTCCAAAGTATACTACTCAAATAATTAATCTTGCTAATCAAAACTCACAAGGAACTCGCCCAAAAGTTGTAGGGCAGTTATCTGAACTTATACAGAAATGTCCTCATAAAGAGTATTCTAAATGGAAAGAGTGGTATTTGCAACAACAACCAAAGGCAATAGACAACGCAACTGAAAAGGTTTTTGCTATGGTTGAAGAATTTAAGAAGACTATTAATCAAATTGATAAAGCAATGGTTAGGTTATGGATTAGAGATTTAGTAATTGATAAAACCTTTATTGGTCTGAAATTCCAAGAAGCTATTTTAAAGAGGGTTGCTAAAATGAAAAATACTACTTATCGCTTATCTAATCCGCAAGAAGAAAGCAAAGGTATTGATGGTTATATCGGAAAAGAGCCAGTTTCTATAAAACCAATAACTTACAAAACTAAGAATATGTTAAATGAGAAAATAGATGTTAAGTTTATTTTCTATGATAAAAAGAAAGATGGAATTAATGTTGATATTTCACAATTAGAATAA
- a CDS encoding BRO family protein, which yields MDQKTALVVFEGNNIRRLFHKNEWYFSIIDIVKILTDSSVPKRYWSDLKTKLQGEGFEAYDKIVQLKLPSEDSKLRETDCANTDTMFRIIQSIPSPKAEPFKRWLAKVGYERIQEIENPELGQDRIKKYYELKGYPKDWIEKRLRGIAIRQELTDEWKNRGVGQEREFAILTNEITQATFGKTVQEYKEFKNLDKKNQNLRDHMTDWELILTMVGEKATTDITTSRDAQGLEECTTTAREGGDIAKNTRLELEQKIGKPLVSKKNYVQLQEKNKKKMIEEK from the coding sequence ATGGATCAAAAAACTGCTTTGGTCGTGTTTGAGGGGAATAATATTCGAAGACTGTTCCACAAGAACGAATGGTACTTCTCAATTATAGATATTGTAAAAATTTTAACTGATAGCTCGGTACCAAAAAGATACTGGTCTGATCTTAAAACTAAGCTTCAAGGAGAAGGTTTTGAAGCGTACGATAAAATCGTACAGTTGAAATTACCATCAGAAGATAGTAAACTACGAGAAACCGACTGTGCGAATACTGACACTATGTTCCGCATCATCCAATCCATCCCCTCCCCTAAAGCAGAGCCATTCAAACGCTGGCTTGCCAAAGTCGGCTACGAGCGCATTCAGGAAATTGAAAACCCTGAACTGGGCCAAGACCGCATTAAAAAATATTATGAACTGAAGGGTTATCCGAAAGATTGGATTGAGAAGCGACTGCGGGGCATTGCTATTCGCCAAGAGCTCACCGATGAATGGAAAAATCGGGGCGTCGGGCAGGAAAGAGAATTTGCCATCCTCACCAACGAAATAACGCAGGCAACCTTTGGGAAAACAGTGCAGGAATACAAGGAATTCAAAAACCTCGACAAGAAAAATCAGAACCTACGCGACCACATGACTGATTGGGAATTGATTCTCACGATGGTTGGAGAGAAAGCAACAACTGACATAACTACGTCACGAGACGCACAAGGGCTGGAAGAATGTACAACCACAGCTAGAGAAGGAGGAGATATCGCCAAAAATACGCGATTGGAGCTCGAACAAAAAATTGGCAAGCCCTTAGTTTCTAAAAAGAATTATGTGCAGTTGCAGGAAAAAAACAAGAAAAAGATGATTGAAGAAAAATAA
- a CDS encoding DUF1385 domain-containing protein, protein MAQQPELITAGGQAVIEGVLIRSSNKMAIAVRAPNKKIILKIERVVPYTKRHRLLGLPVVRGVATMAEMLITGVRALHHSANIALGEEEELTVWNMALSLVFSFGLVILLFKVVPLLIAQLMTTLFVAVKNNYLLFNLIDGGMRIIIFMVYLYSISFMADVKRLFMYHGAEHKAVHCYEHFKGNLKKLTVANVQKHPPEHPRCGTSFIIIVLIISVLMYSFIPKTVSFAAKLGLRLLLLPLVAGLSYEILKFSAKHLDHPLMRIVTWPGLLMQKITTKEPTNDMVEVAIKALKAAV, encoded by the coding sequence ATGGCGCAGCAACCTGAACTCATCACTGCTGGCGGACAAGCAGTCATTGAGGGCGTACTTATTCGCTCGAGCAACAAAATGGCCATTGCGGTTCGCGCGCCAAATAAAAAAATTATTCTCAAAATCGAACGCGTTGTGCCGTACACCAAGCGCCACCGCCTGCTTGGGCTTCCGGTGGTTCGCGGCGTCGCAACCATGGCTGAAATGCTCATTACAGGCGTTCGCGCCCTGCACCATTCTGCCAACATTGCCTTGGGCGAAGAAGAAGAGCTGACCGTGTGGAACATGGCGTTGAGTTTGGTATTCTCATTTGGTTTGGTCATTCTGCTGTTTAAAGTTGTTCCTCTGCTTATTGCCCAGCTCATGACTACTCTTTTTGTTGCGGTCAAAAATAATTATCTTCTTTTCAACCTTATCGACGGCGGCATGCGCATTATCATTTTTATGGTCTATCTCTACAGTATCTCGTTTATGGCGGATGTCAAGCGGCTCTTCATGTACCACGGAGCTGAACATAAAGCCGTGCACTGCTACGAACATTTTAAGGGAAATCTGAAAAAACTCACTGTGGCAAATGTGCAAAAACATCCTCCCGAGCATCCGCGCTGCGGCACGAGTTTTATCATCATCGTGCTTATCATCAGTGTGCTGATGTATTCCTTCATCCCAAAAACAGTTTCATTTGCTGCCAAACTTGGTCTGCGGCTGCTCCTGCTGCCACTGGTCGCCGGGCTGTCCTATGAAATCTTAAAATTCAGCGCCAAGCACCTTGACCATCCGCTCATGCGCATCGTCACGTGGCCCGGTCTGCTGATGCAGAAAATAACGACAAAAGAACCCACTAACGACATGGTTGAAGTGGCAATTAAAGCGCTGAAGGCGGCGGTGTAA
- a CDS encoding HIT family protein produces MADDCIFCKIIAGKIPGSKVYEDSHVIAFLDINPVHPGHTLVVPKHHSVNLFDMPADDIIHVFQAAQKVATAIKKATNAGGVNLTMNNEKAAGQIVFHSHIHLVPRFERDGLKLWPGRKYSEGQQDEIQKRIVGCLK; encoded by the coding sequence ATGGCAGACGACTGTATTTTTTGCAAAATTATCGCCGGAAAAATTCCCGGCTCAAAAGTCTACGAAGACTCCCACGTTATTGCCTTCTTAGACATCAATCCCGTGCATCCAGGGCATACGCTCGTCGTGCCGAAACACCACAGCGTTAATTTGTTTGATATGCCTGCCGATGACATCATCCACGTTTTTCAGGCAGCACAAAAAGTTGCAACTGCCATCAAAAAAGCGACAAACGCCGGCGGCGTGAATCTCACGATGAACAACGAGAAAGCCGCCGGTCAAATTGTGTTCCACAGCCACATCCACCTCGTGCCACGGTTTGAGCGGGACGGCCTCAAGCTGTGGCCCGGCAGAAAATACAGCGAAGGCCAGCAGGATGAGATACAAAAACGGATTGTGGGATGCCTTAAGTAA
- a CDS encoding sugar phosphate nucleotidyltransferase — protein MKAVILCAGKATRCYPLTLTRPKPLLTVANKPLLQHALEQLAQLKEIDEVILVVGYKKEMIGDWVEKNKHLFHFAISFVEQKEQKGTGHALAQAKSKIHEPFLLLHGDDLYFADDMKKLLKHDCAFLVKKVAQPDQFGIVIAEDKKNKHVLKKIIEKPKEFVGDLANIGCYKLNPEIFSLDIKPSHRGEVEIVDYLTAWAQEHDVVCVEAVQWVPIPFAWSLLDANKYLLENLKQKNEGTIESNVTVKGIVSLGKGTVIKSNSYIEGPVVIGENCTIGPNCYLRPNTSIGDNCKIGFEVEIKNSIVMNNTHVPHLAYIGDSILGENINVGAGTITANLRHDKGLIRTSLKGELVDTGKEKLGTIIGDNVKLGIRTLIYPGRKICPHQSTMPGQEVTKDIEQN, from the coding sequence ATGAAAGCAGTTATCCTCTGTGCAGGCAAGGCAACGCGGTGCTATCCGCTGACGCTCACGCGGCCCAAGCCGCTGTTGACGGTGGCAAACAAGCCGCTGCTCCAGCATGCGCTTGAACAGCTTGCACAATTAAAAGAAATCGACGAAGTCATTTTGGTGGTCGGCTATAAAAAAGAAATGATTGGGGATTGGGTTGAAAAAAACAAGCACCTCTTTCATTTTGCCATTTCATTTGTTGAGCAAAAAGAACAAAAGGGCACCGGCCATGCCCTAGCACAGGCCAAATCAAAAATTCATGAGCCCTTTTTGCTGCTGCATGGCGATGATTTGTATTTTGCCGATGATATGAAAAAACTGCTGAAACATGACTGTGCGTTTCTCGTCAAAAAAGTTGCCCAGCCCGACCAGTTCGGCATTGTGATTGCTGAAGATAAAAAAAATAAGCATGTGCTGAAAAAAATTATCGAAAAGCCCAAAGAATTTGTCGGCGATCTCGCAAACATCGGCTGCTACAAACTCAATCCCGAGATTTTTTCTCTCGACATCAAACCATCGCACCGCGGCGAAGTTGAAATTGTTGACTATCTTACTGCATGGGCGCAGGAGCACGATGTTGTCTGCGTTGAGGCAGTGCAGTGGGTGCCGATTCCGTTTGCGTGGAGCTTGTTGGACGCGAACAAATATCTTCTTGAAAACCTCAAACAAAAAAATGAAGGAACCATCGAGTCCAACGTCACGGTCAAGGGCATTGTTTCTCTTGGCAAAGGCACGGTCATTAAATCAAACTCCTACATCGAAGGCCCGGTGGTCATCGGAGAAAACTGCACCATCGGCCCAAACTGCTACCTGCGGCCGAACACCAGCATCGGCGACAACTGCAAAATCGGATTTGAAGTTGAAATCAAAAACAGCATTGTGATGAACAACACTCACGTGCCGCACCTCGCTTATATTGGCGACTCCATCCTCGGCGAGAACATTAATGTCGGCGCCGGCACCATTACGGCCAACCTGCGCCACGATAAAGGGCTCATTCGCACAAGCCTCAAAGGAGAACTCGTTGACACGGGCAAGGAAAAGCTCGGCACAATTATCGGCGACAACGTCAAGCTCGGCATCCGCACACTCATTTATCCTGGCAGAAAAATCTGCCCCCACCAGAGCACCATGCCGGGACAGGAAGTGACAAAGGATATTGAACAAAACTGA
- a CDS encoding site-specific DNA-methyltransferase: MKTRHQIIFGDARDMGKISNQSVDLMITSPPYPMIQMWDEIFGKQNPEITTALNNGNGELAFELMNKELDKVWKEVYRTLKVGGIACINIGDATRSISEKFQIYMSHARILNYCLSLGFHALPEILWVKETNKPDKFMGSGMLPVGAYVTLEHEHILVLRKQDKREFKRPEHKENRQRSAFFWEERNIWFSDKWKDIKGTHQKLENSATRERSGAYPFELAYRLINMFSVQGDIVLDPFLGTGTTTIGAVASARNSIGVEIDNTFNEMIEDKINSAIQLNSFIEERINNHKEFIEKRVKEKGETKYINKFYNFPIVTRQEINLQVPKIKSVNKKDENLFEAEHLF; this comes from the coding sequence ATGAAAACACGACATCAAATAATTTTCGGTGATGCAAGAGATATGGGCAAAATTTCTAATCAAAGCGTGGATTTAATGATAACTTCTCCACCCTATCCTATGATTCAAATGTGGGATGAAATATTTGGAAAACAAAACCCTGAAATAACAACTGCTCTTAATAATGGAAATGGAGAACTTGCTTTTGAATTGATGAATAAAGAATTGGATAAGGTTTGGAAAGAAGTTTATAGAACTCTAAAAGTCGGCGGAATTGCTTGTATAAATATTGGAGATGCAACAAGAAGTATTTCTGAAAAATTTCAGATTTATATGAGCCATGCAAGAATATTGAACTATTGTTTGTCTTTAGGTTTTCATGCTTTACCAGAAATATTATGGGTTAAGGAAACAAATAAACCTGATAAGTTTATGGGTTCTGGAATGTTACCTGTTGGGGCATATGTAACTTTAGAACATGAGCATATCTTAGTTTTAAGAAAACAAGATAAAAGGGAATTTAAGAGACCAGAACATAAAGAAAATAGACAGAGAAGTGCGTTCTTTTGGGAAGAAAGAAATATTTGGTTTTCTGATAAATGGAAAGATATTAAAGGAACTCATCAAAAATTAGAAAATTCGGCAACAAGAGAAAGAAGTGGAGCTTACCCTTTTGAATTAGCTTACCGATTAATAAATATGTTTTCTGTTCAAGGAGATATTGTTTTAGACCCCTTTTTAGGAACAGGAACAACTACTATTGGAGCTGTTGCTTCTGCAAGAAATAGTATTGGTGTAGAAATAGATAACACCTTTAATGAAATGATAGAAGATAAAATAAATAGCGCAATTCAATTAAATAGCTTTATAGAAGAAAGAATAAATAACCATAAAGAATTTATAGAAAAAAGAGTCAAAGAAAAAGGTGAAACAAAATATATTAACAAATTCTATAATTTCCCAATTGTAACAAGGCAAGAAATAAACTTGCAAGTCCCTAAAATAAAGAGTGTAAATAAGAAAGACGAAAATTTATTTGAAGCAGAACATTTATTCTAA
- a CDS encoding histone family protein, producing MGQKQAAIIPKAPVGRMILKAGASRVSQDAIDACTEILESYAEDVGKQAIVNAKHAGRKTVIDADIKLAASSMKK from the coding sequence ATGGGTCAAAAACAAGCAGCCATCATTCCCAAGGCGCCGGTCGGGCGCATGATTCTTAAGGCAGGCGCAAGCCGGGTGAGCCAGGATGCGATTGATGCCTGCACTGAAATTCTTGAGAGTTATGCTGAAGATGTTGGGAAGCAGGCCATTGTCAATGCGAAACACGCCGGCAGAAAGACTGTTATTGATGCTGATATTAAACTGGCGGCAAGTTCGATGAAGAAGTAA
- a CDS encoding glutamate--tRNA ligase, with product MNTLIERTIRNFALQNAIRYNGKANPGNVISKVLGEFSEMAKDKKDMPILIERVKLIVNEINGLSVEQQTKELEHHAPELLEKKIEKKELRPLHNAVQGKVIMRFEPSPSGPLHVGHAYALMLNYAYCKEYSGKLILRLADTNPENIDSQAYDMIPEDFKWLCPDVTHEIHVQSERMETYYLYALRLIEEGHAYVCTCSTESFAELKLQTEACPCRNLSTKENEHRWKKMFDPEGFKEGDAAVRLKTDIRHKNPAMRDFPLLRINDNPHPRQGKKYRVWPLMNFAVAIDDHEMGMTHVLRGKDHYDNTQRQKYVFDYFKWSIPEYIHLGRINFAGLRLSTSETRLAIEKGDYAGWDDVRIPFLRALRRRGYQPEAFKKYALSVGATLVDKTVDAGEFFKSINSFNKDVIDAASWRLFFIRDPVEIKVENAPKQTIELDLHPQHKEGGRMFQVHDRFFVPPDDYEKISHLPDGTLIRLMDCLNCAVKKESDKTTFVFDGLDYEKYKQSGKLIIHWLPAEKELVTVQVLMPDGTTIIGVGEQKINELEAGAIVQLERVGFCRLEKREKDTAVFCYGHR from the coding sequence GTGAACACCCTCATCGAGCGCACCATCAGAAATTTTGCCCTCCAAAACGCCATCCGGTACAACGGCAAAGCAAACCCGGGCAATGTCATCAGCAAGGTGCTCGGAGAATTTTCTGAAATGGCAAAGGACAAGAAGGATATGCCGATTCTCATCGAGCGGGTCAAGCTCATCGTCAACGAAATCAACGGGCTCTCGGTTGAACAGCAAACAAAAGAACTCGAACACCACGCGCCGGAACTGCTTGAAAAAAAGATTGAAAAAAAAGAACTCCGGCCGCTGCACAACGCAGTGCAGGGAAAAGTTATTATGCGATTTGAGCCATCGCCATCTGGACCACTGCACGTCGGCCACGCCTACGCGCTCATGCTTAATTATGCTTACTGCAAGGAATACAGCGGCAAACTTATTCTCCGGCTCGCTGACACCAACCCTGAAAATATTGACTCGCAGGCATACGACATGATTCCAGAGGATTTCAAATGGCTCTGCCCAGACGTGACGCATGAAATCCACGTGCAATCCGAGCGCATGGAAACGTACTACCTCTACGCGCTGCGGCTCATTGAAGAAGGCCACGCCTACGTCTGCACCTGCTCAACTGAAAGTTTTGCCGAACTGAAACTGCAAACAGAAGCGTGCCCGTGCCGGAACCTCTCGACCAAAGAAAACGAGCACCGCTGGAAAAAAATGTTCGACCCCGAAGGATTCAAAGAAGGCGACGCAGCCGTACGGCTCAAGACTGACATCCGCCACAAGAATCCTGCCATGCGTGACTTTCCCCTCCTGCGAATCAACGACAACCCACATCCGCGGCAAGGGAAAAAATACCGAGTCTGGCCGCTGATGAACTTCGCTGTTGCCATCGACGACCATGAGATGGGCATGACGCACGTGCTGCGCGGCAAGGACCACTATGACAACACCCAGCGCCAGAAATATGTGTTTGACTATTTTAAATGGAGCATTCCTGAATACATCCACCTCGGCAGAATTAATTTTGCGGGACTGCGGCTCTCAACGAGCGAAACGCGGCTCGCCATTGAAAAAGGTGACTATGCCGGCTGGGACGATGTACGCATTCCCTTCCTGCGCGCGCTGCGCCGAAGAGGATATCAGCCTGAGGCATTCAAAAAATATGCGTTGAGCGTCGGCGCAACGCTTGTTGACAAAACCGTCGACGCTGGTGAATTTTTCAAGTCAATCAATTCATTCAACAAGGATGTTATTGACGCAGCGTCATGGCGGCTGTTTTTTATTCGCGACCCGGTTGAAATAAAAGTCGAGAACGCGCCGAAACAAACGATAGAGTTGGATCTTCACCCCCAACACAAGGAGGGCGGCAGAATGTTCCAGGTACATGACCGATTTTTTGTGCCGCCTGATGATTACGAAAAAATCAGCCACCTGCCCGACGGCACACTCATACGGCTGATGGACTGCCTCAACTGTGCGGTGAAAAAAGAAAGCGACAAAACAACGTTTGTTTTTGACGGACTTGATTATGAAAAATACAAACAGAGCGGAAAACTCATTATTCATTGGCTACCCGCGGAAAAAGAGCTCGTCACGGTACAGGTGCTTATGCCTGATGGCACGACCATTATTGGTGTCGGCGAACAAAAAATCAATGAACTGGAAGCCGGCGCCATTGTCCAGCTGGAGCGCGTCGGATTTTGCCGGCTTGAGAAACGAGAAAAAGATACTGCGGTTTTCTGTTATGGGCATCGATAG
- a CDS encoding prolyl oligopeptidase family serine peptidase — MIQQDVSFQSKGGKIFPGTLRIPREDAKFPAVLICHGFLENKDNGLIADIANGLSYYGFVTFRFDFTIENDVSKEGEEEMTLTQQTEDIRDAVEFLKTVPQVDTRRMILLGHDLGGVACLLADHEEVDGTILLNVRVDTKAFIMSFINEYDLKEWLKTSWITINGVNLHKDFYKDLVKYDVIDEIKDDKEPILIIQGTNDKRCPVEDARTLFQNAKNAHLELIEGADHYFSDPEQKMYVIQLMADWINKLLGT, encoded by the coding sequence TTGATTCAGCAGGATGTTTCATTCCAATCTAAAGGGGGTAAAATCTTTCCCGGAACACTGCGCATTCCGCGAGAAGACGCCAAGTTTCCCGCCGTGCTGATTTGCCACGGCTTTCTCGAAAACAAAGATAATGGCTTGATTGCGGACATTGCCAACGGGCTGTCGTACTACGGCTTTGTGACGTTCCGCTTTGATTTTACCATTGAAAATGATGTGAGCAAAGAGGGTGAAGAAGAGATGACGCTCACCCAGCAAACCGAAGATATTCGTGACGCGGTTGAGTTTCTAAAAACCGTGCCGCAGGTTGATACGCGCCGAATGATTCTGCTCGGCCATGACCTCGGCGGTGTTGCCTGCCTGCTCGCTGACCATGAAGAAGTTGACGGCACCATCCTGCTCAATGTGCGTGTTGATACGAAAGCGTTTATCATGTCGTTCATCAACGAGTACGATCTCAAAGAGTGGCTCAAGACCAGTTGGATAACGATCAATGGCGTCAACCTGCACAAAGATTTCTACAAAGACTTGGTAAAATACGACGTCATTGACGAGATAAAAGACGACAAGGAACCGATTCTCATCATTCAAGGAACTAATGACAAACGCTGTCCTGTTGAGGATGCGCGCACACTGTTTCAAAATGCAAAAAATGCACACCTCGAATTAATTGAAGGCGCTGACCATTACTTTTCTGACCCGGAACAAAAAATGTATGTCATCCAATTAATGGCTGACTGGATTAATAAACTATTGGGGACCTAA
- a CDS encoding PD-(D/E)XK nuclease family protein: MVMDEKGVVEIPVEIPVLNQEFALKPEIIQNIPKKSLKEIASRVQSPSSILTYKQCPRKYFYQYIAKLPTKENIHLVRGKITHEVLERFFVIPLDEISDENYVEHFTYYVKNLFNALWTKERPSIIKLGLTEDQIVFYYEETIMMLANWLNQFLLRLREEMQTKGVRESFAAIKPVAMEQGLNSELHMVRGFIDYIEEYIDSTTPVGEKKVRLMDYKTSKSSELTDNYRLQLAIYALLYEETYGKKPNKVGLWFLKNGKEVCVHVDDELIQLAKFEIEQIHFNTQTKKLDDYPMKPSPLCKWSTGQCDFFEQCFPNGKRRW, translated from the coding sequence ATGGTGATGGATGAAAAAGGAGTAGTAGAGATACCAGTAGAAATACCGGTTCTTAATCAGGAATTCGCGCTCAAGCCTGAAATCATCCAAAACATCCCAAAAAAATCGCTCAAGGAAATCGCCAGCAGAGTCCAATCACCATCATCAATTCTCACGTACAAGCAGTGCCCGCGAAAATATTTTTACCAGTACATTGCGAAACTGCCGACGAAAGAAAATATCCACCTTGTGCGCGGAAAAATAACCCACGAAGTGCTCGAGCGGTTTTTTGTTATTCCCCTCGACGAGATAAGCGATGAGAATTATGTTGAGCATTTTACGTATTATGTAAAAAATTTGTTCAACGCGCTCTGGACCAAGGAGCGCCCCTCCATTATCAAGCTCGGGCTGACCGAGGACCAGATTGTGTTTTATTATGAAGAGACTATTATGATGCTGGCGAACTGGCTCAACCAATTCCTGCTTCGGCTCCGGGAAGAAATGCAGACCAAAGGCGTACGGGAAAGCTTTGCGGCAATCAAGCCCGTTGCTATGGAACAAGGGTTGAACAGCGAACTCCATATGGTACGGGGCTTTATTGATTACATCGAAGAATATATTGATTCAACGACACCTGTGGGTGAAAAAAAAGTCCGCTTGATGGATTACAAAACCAGCAAATCATCCGAGCTCACGGACAACTACCGCCTCCAACTTGCAATCTACGCGCTGTTGTACGAAGAAACCTACGGAAAAAAGCCGAACAAGGTGGGGCTGTGGTTCCTGAAAAATGGCAAGGAAGTCTGTGTACATGTTGATGATGAGCTTATACAGCTTGCAAAGTTTGAGATTGAGCAAATCCATTTCAACACCCAAACAAAAAAGCTTGATGATTATCCGATGAAGCCCAGCCCGCTCTGCAAGTGGTCCACTGGCCAGTGTGATTTCTTTGAGCAATGCTTTCCGAATGGAAAACGGAGATGGTGA